The proteins below come from a single Eucalyptus grandis isolate ANBG69807.140 chromosome 3, ASM1654582v1, whole genome shotgun sequence genomic window:
- the LOC120291731 gene encoding toll/interleukin-1 receptor-like protein, with protein sequence MAATGGSGASATQYDVFLSFRGPDTRDNFTICLYRTMVGQGIITYKDSEELHAGDRIDDLLRAVGESKICIPVRSRGYSSSAWCLNELARVMELNESTGKPLILPIFFDVTPLDVKLRTEVYVEDLEKHERRHGSEIRQRWDLALRKVAEIKGWEVQGKPHGEVIELVVKEILHKLKVKLRPLDSKLVGVHEQVEAIMESLNVDSGPSVRFVGIYGMGGIEEVWKEMPKRLENVPHDKVRDKLKLIDLGRDIVRQECTRNLTRRSRLWNCEKALEVLREKDKVQALNLDEHGSDPIIIVNEELERMP encoded by the exons ATGGCAGCAACTGGAGGTTCCGGCGCGTCGGCGACCCAGTACGATGTTTTCCTGAGCTTCAGAGGGCCCGACACTCGCGACAACTTCACCATCTGCCTCTACCGGACCATGGTTGGCCAGGGGATCATCACCTACAAAGACAGCGAAGAGCTTCACGCTGGTGATCGGATCGATGATCTCCTGAGAGCGGTCGGCGAATCCAAGATCTGCATACCAGTTCGCTCCAGAGGCTACTCTTCAAGCGCTTGGTGCCTCAATGAGCTCGCTCGTGTGATGGAGCTCAACGAATCGACCGGGAAACCGTTGATCCTACCCATCTTCTTTGATGTCACGCCCTTGGACGTCAAGCTCAGGACGGAGGTGTACGTGGAGGACTTGGAGAAGCACGAGCGGAGGCACGGCAGCGAGATCAGGCAACGATGGGATTTGGCTCTGAGAAAAGTGGCTGAGATCAAGGGATGGGAAGTCCAAGGGAAACC GCACGGTGAAGTTATTGAACTCGTTGTGAAAGAGATTCTGCATAAGCTGAAAGTAAAACTAAGACCTCTAGACAGCAAATTGGTTGGGGTACACGAACAAGTAGAAGCCATAATGGAGTCGTTAAATGTTGACTCTGGCCCTAGTGTGCGTTTCGTTGGAATCTATGGAATGGGGGGCATCG AGGAAGTATGGAAAGAAATGCCAAAAAGGTTGGAGAATGTACCTCATGATAAAGTTCGGGATAAGTTAAAG tTGATAGACCTTGGAAGAGACATTGTGCGCCAAGAATGTACTCGGAATCTAACAAGGCGTAGTAGGTTGTGGAATTGCGAAAAAGCTCTAGAAGTATTAAG AGAAAAGGATAAAGTTCAAGCACTCAATTTAGATGAACATGGTTCCGATCCCATCATCATTGTGAATGAAGAACTTGAGAGGATGCCTTAG